In one Rhopalosiphum padi isolate XX-2018 chromosome 3, ASM2088224v1, whole genome shotgun sequence genomic region, the following are encoded:
- the LOC132925071 gene encoding LOW QUALITY PROTEIN: uncharacterized protein LOC132925071 (The sequence of the model RefSeq protein was modified relative to this genomic sequence to represent the inferred CDS: inserted 1 base in 1 codon; deleted 1 base in 1 codon) — protein MFFRFLATGINFKQLAFNFMRGASTIGLIVFETCNAIWTILQPIFMATEDAWRTIAVRYNSLWNFPHCVGSIDGKHFLVQKFANTGSRNINYKGFFXVQLLACADADGCFTTIDVGDLGRNSDVGVFRSSSLGSWLQRGELGLPESESLPFDDDEVKIPYFFCGDEAFPLKLYLMRPFPQRNLTNKRRIFNYRLSRARKSVECAFGMLVSKFKLFQGPMVCSEKTAISIIKCACVLHNFIRKTEGQHSEPMAFLETSEVITTELNLTDNEDIPRNLNTATGLRDYLSDYFVKPNASLPWQNNYTVT, from the exons atgtttttcaGATTTTTAGCTACCGGTATAAACTTCAAACAGCTTGCGTTTAATTTTATGAGAGGTGCATCAACTATTGGATTAATAGTATTTGAAACGTGTAACGCAATATGGACAATTCTTCAGCCGATTTTTATGGCTACAGAAGACGCCTGGAGGACTATAGCTGTTCGTTATAACTCACTGTGGAATTTTCCACATTGCGTTGGATCTATAGATGGCAAACATTTTCTAGTCCAGAAGTTTGCTAATACAGGTTCaagaaatataaactataaaggttTTT CTGTCCAACTGCTAGCTTGCGCAGATGCTGATGGCTGTTTTACCACCATAGATGTTGGAGATTTAGGTCGAAATAGTGATGTCGGAGTTTTTCGATCATCAAGTCTAGGTAGTTGGTTACAAAGAGGAGAATTAGGTTTGCCAGAGTCAGAATCTCTTCCGTTTGATGATGATGAAGTAAAaataccatat tttttttgcgGAGATGAAGCATtcccattaaaattatatctaatgaGACCTTTTCCACAGAGAAATTTAACGAACAAAAgacgtatatttaattatagattaagTAGAGCTCGAAAATCGGTAGAATGCGCATTTGGTATGTTGGTgtcaaagtttaaattatttcaaggcCCAATGGTATGCTCAGAAAAAACAGccatatcaattataaaatgtgcTTGTGTACTTCATAACTTTATTAGAAAAACCGAGGGCCAACATTCTGAGCCAATGGCCTTTCTAGAAACTAGTGAAGTAATTACTACTGAGCTGAATCTGACAGATAATGAAGATATACCAAGAAATCTCAATACTGCTACAGGATTAAGGGACTATCTTTCAGATTACTTTGTTAAACCAAATGCCTCATTACCTTGGCAAAATAATTACACagttacttaa